Proteins from a single region of Bos indicus x Bos taurus breed Angus x Brahman F1 hybrid chromosome 29, Bos_hybrid_MaternalHap_v2.0, whole genome shotgun sequence:
- the RASSF7 gene encoding ras association domain-containing protein 7 isoform X2, with protein MLSGLAAMELKVWVDGIQRVVCGVSEQTTCQEVVIALAQAIGQTGRFVLVQRLREKERQLLPQECPVGAQATCGQFASDVQFVLRRTGPSLAGRPSSDSCPPPERCPIRASLPPKPRPALDREPCKALTFSLGCSGQAPGPVPPEPLAPVVPVPGCCTDLQGLERRVRRNAVELGQEAFWEQELRREQAREREAQARLQALSAATAEHAARLQALDAQARALEAELHLAAEAPRPSSPTASVAERLRQDLATQERQSMEVQGSLALVGRALEAAEHALQAQAQELEELNRELRQCNLQHFIQQTGAALPPPPRPDGDPTGTQDLLPPSREEPFTGGPRSPALVSSLNPEIAPMRQNSLR; from the exons ATGCTCTCAGGACTGGCGGCCATGGAGCTGAAGGTGTGGGTGGACGGCATCCAGCGCGTGGTTTGTGGGGTTTCAGAGCAGACCACCTGTCAAGAAGTGGTCATTGCACTAGCCCAAGCCATAG GCCAGACGGGCCGCTTTGTGCTCGTGCAGCGTCTCAGAGAGAAGGAACGGCAGCTGCTACCCCAGGAATGTCCTGTGGGTGCCCAAGCAACCTGCGGACAGTTTGCCAGTGATGTCCAGTTTGTCCTGAGGCGGACAGGACCCAGCCTCGCTGGGAGGCCCTCCTCGGACAGCTGCCCTCCCCCTGAGCGCTGTCCCATCCGAGCTAGCCTTCCCCCAAAGCCTCGACCAGCACTGGACCGTGAGCCCTGCAAAGCACTGACCTTCAGCCTGGGGTGCTCTGGGCAGGCCCCCGGCCCTGTGCCACCCGAGCCTCTGGCTCCCGTAGTGCCTGTGCCGGGCTGCTGCACAGACCTGCAGGGCCTGGAGCGAAGGGTGCGCAGGAACGCAGTGGAGCTGGGCCAGGAGGCCTTCTGGGAGCAGGAGCTGCGGCGGGAGCAGGCCCGGGAGCGCGAGGCACAGGCCCGTCTGCAGGCGCTGAGCGCAGCTACGGCTGAGCACGCAGCTAGACTGCAGGCCCTGGACGCCCAGGCCCGTGCCCTGGAGGCCGAGTTACACCTGGCTGCAGAGGCCCCTAGGCCCTCCTCGCCCACCGCGTCTGTGGCTGAACGCCTGCGCCAGGACCTGGCCACCCAGGAGCGGCAAAGCATGGAGGTGCAGGGCAGTCTCGCCCTGGTGGGCCGGGCTCTGGAGGCTGCCGAGCACGCCCTGCAG GCCCAGgcccaggagctggaggagctgaACCGGGAGCTGCGTCAGTGCAACCTGCAGCACTTCATCCAGCAGACGGGTGCTgcgctgcccccgcccccacggCCGGACGGGGACCCCACTGGCACTCAG GATCTTCTGCCTCCATCCAGAGAAGAGCCCTTCACGGGAGGCCCCCGGAGTCCGGCCCTTGTGTCCAGCCTGAACCCAGAGA TTGCCCCCATGAGGCAGAACTCCTTGAGGTAG
- the RASSF7 gene encoding ras association domain-containing protein 7 isoform X1, protein MICLVPGVGPAESRLGSGAASERCGRALWFPLWGGTGLCCPTPRNVRPPCGAPHQMPRGSSPEPVPGCGAGLRRKSRPSRAGARPGLTPGPRPRCRTGMLSGLAAMELKVWVDGIQRVVCGVSEQTTCQEVVIALAQAIGQTGRFVLVQRLREKERQLLPQECPVGAQATCGQFASDVQFVLRRTGPSLAGRPSSDSCPPPERCPIRASLPPKPRPALDREPCKALTFSLGCSGQAPGPVPPEPLAPVVPVPGCCTDLQGLERRVRRNAVELGQEAFWEQELRREQAREREAQARLQALSAATAEHAARLQALDAQARALEAELHLAAEAPRPSSPTASVAERLRQDLATQERQSMEVQGSLALVGRALEAAEHALQAQAQELEELNRELRQCNLQHFIQQTGAALPPPPRPDGDPTGTQDLLPPSREEPFTGGPRSPALVSSLNPEIAPMRQNSLR, encoded by the exons ATGATTTGCTTGGTTCCGGGAGTGGGGCCGGCCGAGAGCAGGCTGGGAAGTGGGGCAGCCTCCGAGCGCTGCGGGAGGGCCCTCTGGTTCCCTCTCTGGGGGGGCACTGGCCTttgctgccccacccccaggaatGTGCGGCCTCCGTGTGGGGCTCCGCACCAGATGCCGAGGGGCAGCAGTCCCGAGCCAGTTCCGGGGTGCGGGGCAGGCCTGAGGAGGAAGAGCCGGCCAAGCCGAGCTGGGGCCAGGCCGGGCCTGACCCCTGGCCCTCGCCCTCGCTGCAGGACAGGCATGCTCTCAGGACTGGCGGCCATGGAGCTGAAGGTGTGGGTGGACGGCATCCAGCGCGTGGTTTGTGGGGTTTCAGAGCAGACCACCTGTCAAGAAGTGGTCATTGCACTAGCCCAAGCCATAG GCCAGACGGGCCGCTTTGTGCTCGTGCAGCGTCTCAGAGAGAAGGAACGGCAGCTGCTACCCCAGGAATGTCCTGTGGGTGCCCAAGCAACCTGCGGACAGTTTGCCAGTGATGTCCAGTTTGTCCTGAGGCGGACAGGACCCAGCCTCGCTGGGAGGCCCTCCTCGGACAGCTGCCCTCCCCCTGAGCGCTGTCCCATCCGAGCTAGCCTTCCCCCAAAGCCTCGACCAGCACTGGACCGTGAGCCCTGCAAAGCACTGACCTTCAGCCTGGGGTGCTCTGGGCAGGCCCCCGGCCCTGTGCCACCCGAGCCTCTGGCTCCCGTAGTGCCTGTGCCGGGCTGCTGCACAGACCTGCAGGGCCTGGAGCGAAGGGTGCGCAGGAACGCAGTGGAGCTGGGCCAGGAGGCCTTCTGGGAGCAGGAGCTGCGGCGGGAGCAGGCCCGGGAGCGCGAGGCACAGGCCCGTCTGCAGGCGCTGAGCGCAGCTACGGCTGAGCACGCAGCTAGACTGCAGGCCCTGGACGCCCAGGCCCGTGCCCTGGAGGCCGAGTTACACCTGGCTGCAGAGGCCCCTAGGCCCTCCTCGCCCACCGCGTCTGTGGCTGAACGCCTGCGCCAGGACCTGGCCACCCAGGAGCGGCAAAGCATGGAGGTGCAGGGCAGTCTCGCCCTGGTGGGCCGGGCTCTGGAGGCTGCCGAGCACGCCCTGCAG GCCCAGgcccaggagctggaggagctgaACCGGGAGCTGCGTCAGTGCAACCTGCAGCACTTCATCCAGCAGACGGGTGCTgcgctgcccccgcccccacggCCGGACGGGGACCCCACTGGCACTCAG GATCTTCTGCCTCCATCCAGAGAAGAGCCCTTCACGGGAGGCCCCCGGAGTCCGGCCCTTGTGTCCAGCCTGAACCCAGAGA TTGCCCCCATGAGGCAGAACTCCTTGAGGTAG